In Episyrphus balteatus chromosome 4, idEpiBalt1.1, whole genome shotgun sequence, the sequence ATTACTTTTCTAGACAgtttacattttaaaaagtacGTTTTGAACAATAACCTACCACAACCATAATTTCATAACTGACACAAAAAACAATGAGAAAATAGACATCTATCCACCATGTCTACCGTCATCATAACAAAACGATAAGTAAAACCTTAAACAAGTGTATAATAATatcatggcaaaaaaaaaaaaaaaaaggacgtcATATTTCAAAAGTCCGAGTCTCATTCTACCTTTGAAAATATAACTTATTTCTATGTACATATGTAAGTCCTCTAGACAAGTCTAGAAGTTTTCTCgaaaattactttatttttttttgaaaaatattttctatacaaaagAGTGTTCATAATCCAAATTGGATTGCTTGTTTCCTTCAATTAAATGACAAAGGACCGAGAAATTCTATGCTAACAAACACAAAATGTCCACTCAGTGAAGAGTTTCAGCGAAGTGCTTTACAAACTTAATTCAAAAGAAATGGGTTTTAAAAAGTTTGACGATGaaaagtttttctattttccatGGTGATGGTAATGGCTAGGAGAATACAATaacaacaaccaaaaaaaaagaatacacaCATTTCAAATTGCCCTTTTTTCAATGTTAAAATGTTCATGCAACAACACAAATAAATACCTACACatacacacaaaaataaatgttattttattccTACTATGAAAATATTGCggtcaaaagaaatttttttttttgttaagtttaatCCTTTTTTAATTGGCAACACCCATATGAATGCACATCTAAATAGTttctagagttttttttttatatcttgcaTCTAACATTCAATAcacgttttgttttttgtttttttttttgttttttgtaattttttttttactatttgccTGGCACGTCCGGAACGACTAAAACGACCGCTTCGAACGGAACGGAATCCAGCTGGCAACCATCCTGAGCGTGCTAAAGCTCCGATGTGTCTTTTACTTGTTGATATTGGCGCTGTCATTGTGCTAGATGAGGATGATTCTGCtggtgatgatgatgctgatgatgaagatgatgataaTGCAGACTGCTCAGAGGATGCAGAATCATCAATTTCTGCTGCATCATTATTGTCAATTGATTCCAACTGACCGAATCCTGTCGCTTAATATAAGATTGGTAAATCAGGTCGAAGAGtaatataaaatcaaatacGTGGAAAGAAGggatatatataaaatttgcaTATATATGAGCATACTTTGCTACGTATGTGAATTTTATACTGGGTTGCATGCCACAATAGGTTGACTAGAAATacgttcttctttttttaaaatgtttgtgggatGTTAgcaccattttgttttgaattattttgttgtttcaaaaaaaaaaaacttttacagaTTAGCCGGAAAGAGTGGCTAGTGTTTTAGAAGTTAGATCTATAGTTAAAATGactataaaacaaaatcattgaagtaggtacatatttttgtttcctttcgctgcaattaaaatttattttgttcttgaaaATTATAGCCCTTACTGAAATCGATCGCTTAATTTTTAGCAACAATACcgcatttttttggttttcacccaaaatttttgaaaaaaatttgatttcctGAGAAATGCCAAAAGTGTTTTATCCACTtttgaaagtcaaaaaaaaaaaaaatttgttttttaatataagtTGGTAGAGTGGTTCTGAAAATACTTTATCACAAAATTGTACAACCTCAAtctaatttgaataaaaaataaccttaaatACTAAAACTCGACAAATCTACAATCTCGCTCTTATTATTCtccaattttcttcaaaaaagatCGGCTCACGCGAAATATTGAAATGTATTTTCTCAGTGCTTTATAAGGTTTCAGTTTGTATAATGCTTGTGGTACTGAAAAAACATTAATCATTTCATAAACTGGATTATAACTCTCACAACGagctttcgttttttttattaggaTCAGGAGTCTTTCTTGTACTACTTTTATGAAACCAGAGTTaatgaaagataataaaatCGTAATTGTTCGTTTGAactctagaaataaaattccaGTATAAACTGAGCGTAATTTATTTTGGTAAACGCAAAATTtccaagaaaaacaacaaataaaaataattccatcaTTCATTCGAGTTTCTAGTAATTATGGAAAATTAGAATTATGCAGCTTATAAACTAAAATAGAAGTGATGTGCTTATTTAATTCTAACTAAGCATTATTACGAGCATAATGTACatgaaatgcattttgaatgataaaaacagatttctaaaatgtaacaaaacaaaattttttaggtatttagtgatttaatagcatttcaaagaatcaattgaaaaaaattaaattgggaTTCTACGTTCACTGTTAAACGCAGACCTAAACTCTTCAACAAACTGCCTGGTGACATCTTCCTAAGTTGACAACTCGATACTTTCTCGATCCGATTTTCGAGCGTTTAACTTGACAATAAGagtaaaattaaacttaaaaaaaaaccagcaaagtaaaataaattacaactctaaatacaaaccaaaatcCAAAATATTTGGCTTAAATAGGTTTTTGACAAGAGTGCAAGAAGTCAAATgaagccaacaaaaaaaataacttttttctcataaatGCCATCGTCAGAAGTTCTGACTCAGAACCAAACTGAAATGGGaccacttaaaaataaaaacaccagctttcaaaaaaaaaaaaaaaaaagaatcatcaAAATCGGTTCTCCCCAGTCGAAATTTAAAAGGTAAGGaacataacaaaaattaacttaacCCAGGACAACGATTTCAAAAGTACCTGTCAAATTAAGAAGATGTAGTTAATTGACGCAGTGAACACCTCAAagaacacttaaaaaaaacaccaaataaaCATTTCTAAAAACCTTCAAGATGTTGCAAGGAAATGGAATATTTTCCAAGACTTTTTATCTGAAATTGAGTAGCAAGAATAAATACAGTAAATACCTCATTATTTCAAGCctaaaaatctgaattttgaACTTCCGACCAAGGGAACTCTatatataagctttttaaaacaacaacttTGAGATTTGTTtgatcaaactaaaaaaaatccaaaatcagCTCGAAATAGGTACATAGTTCTTTTGAAAGCTTACTTTTTGAGttctattttatataaaaacgcattttattcttttttcagtACGTCACGTCACCAGTATAAAACTTCTTTAGGTAACATATGGAAGATTTAACTAAATGCCTATACAtaagaaattaacaaaattattcatttaatttaatcaacagataatttttgaaaaaataaaaatcgttaacGACCGACCTACTTTTACCAAGAATgctattaaaaagaaaataatcgacatacataaaaattaagtttgaaataacattcaaaaaattatttttcttttttttattttttttttttttgtttgataccCCCAAAAATGTGAGCGccaaaaattataccaaaactcttgaaatcgaataaaaaatacattttgtcgGAGATTTCTGAGCACCCATTTTGTCACTCGTCATTTGATGTTCAGTTCAGTTTATGTGCGAgcataacaaattaaaatgaaaattgataaCCCAAAACGTCGCCTCAGAAGCATAGTGTCCTACCTCAAAATCTAGAGTTTTTCAGAAAAgcgttttgaaatattcagccctattctgctattcgattcacgtgaaagtctaaaataagaagcgtttaaagggtggttaaaattaaatttaaatcttaaaattaagttgattttaataaaataaatggaaaatgaaatgaaaaatgaaaaacagcagatacaaattttattccaaaatgattagatatttaaatttacaaaattacgCGAATGCGTTTATGTGTCACTGCGTGCATATGTAAGTAAATATACTACACTAACCTACTTAATATTTGGCATTTAATGAGCAAAAAATAgattattttaatgaataagTAAAATATTCACTCTATTATAATTATGGACGCCACAAAACAGTactatattgattttaaattcaTGATTCAAAACATGACAATAATGTTTAAATATGCATATGCTAGtattccaaaattaaattttagtttaaaaaaaaaacccactcTTTCAATTCATCTAAAAAGAAACAACCTTGAGCCTAAAATTTTCATAGACCTTTTTTATGCGTCCtttattataaattgaattttcaagcTAAATTTTATCCctaaaaccttttttattttgccaATAGCCAATggctttttattattattttatctcGGACAATGCAAATACATGATAATATTGAATAAATACACAAGAGGTCGACTAGAGTCATTGGGTTAATCAGATCAcatttgcttaaaatttttgtttgacaagATTGACCTTTTAGATTTAGATACTTTTATCAAATTTGCCATGGATACTATAAATATTTCGAATAATTCATAACTTCCAATTCCTTTTATTTTATCCCTCACTTTTGAAAACTATTTAATACTATTGATGATAAAATTGTACGTCATCGATAAACATCACAAGATTTTTCTAAATATCCTTTTCCATGTTATCAGTATTTAAAgaaaagtaatagaaaaaatttcaattatattaaaaattcccCCGAAACATGCCCCAGGATTCAATTCAAACCATTTTTAAGGAACTTCAacctacatataaaaaaattaacttcggTCTTACTGctaagcaaaatattttatcCAAACGAGACTATTTTATCAAAACTTAATCCTTCAAAACACAAgtctatttttaaaactatataAACAAAATGGTGCTAACTTCacaaaagattttcaattcacaCGACTTACCTAGAAAACGTTTCTCCATATTATCTGTATAATCGTCATACGAAGGATACAATTCATTTGGTTGTTCAGCATAGTCCATTATATCGCGTTGAATTAAATCAGCCAAAGCTTCCTGTTCAGTAGTGTCCTTTTTCTGATGGTTGCCATGTACTGGGGATCCCTTTAATGCTCCAAGATTCCTCTTCTCCGCTGCACCACGGAACCCAGAGTTATACCTAGCTATAGAAGCTAAATTACGTTTTGGGTTGTATGCCATGTTTCCGGGTGAAAGTAATCCCAATCGCGCCATGGTAGCTAAATTTCGTTTGCCATTCCCTGGAAGCTGATAATCACGAGCCAGTGCACCAATATTACGTTTGCCATTGAAACGAACACCACCACCCCGAGCCAATGCTCCGAGGTACCTTTTGTTCTGCCATCGATTGGTTTGGAAATCTGCTTCATCGGGTTCGGGGGTAGGGAGTTGTCCATTCTTGGCCAGggttgccaaactacgtttcgGCATGTAGGGTCTGTTCATGTAGCCTTGTCCAATTGAGGCCAAAGATGCAATTGAACGTTTGTCGTCCTCTGTAAAGTCATAATCGTCGAGATTCAGTTGATTAGTCGTTGGGGTTTGGCTGCTTCGAATGAGGTTCTTCAATTGATTGCGTAAAGCGGAGACCTATATATTGTTTTGGCGGAGGGTAAaaggaacaaaacaaatatgtcTTAGGAAAGTCCATTAAAGTTCGATTGTTTGCGGTTTATGCTTACGTGTAATTGATACTCGGGACTTGGATTCGTCAACTGATTGATTATGGATTCCAACTCGCATGGTGATATGGTTCCATCGTCTGTATTCTGTGGTTGAACcttgaataaaaatcaaaaaaatagaaaatgagTATTTTATCGATTGGGCAGCTATTATAtgaa encodes:
- the LOC129918700 gene encoding neuropeptide-like 1 isoform X2; the encoded protein is MQYNSFGLVCNRRTLLKLWVFLCMLFSAVQPQNTDDGTISPCELESIINQLTNPSPEYQLHVSALRNQLKNLIRSSQTPTTNQLNLDDYDFTEDDKRSIASLASIGQGYMNRPYMPKRSLATLAKNGQLPTPEPDEADFQTNRWQNKRYLGALARGGGVRFNGKRNIGALARDYQLPGNGKRNLATMARLGLLSPGNMAYNPKRNLASIARYNSGFRGAAEKRNLGALKGSPVHGNHQKKDTTEQEALADLIQRDIMDYAEQPNELYPSYDDYTDNMEKRFLGFGQLESIDNNDAAEIDDSASSEQSALSSSSSSASSSPAESSSSSTMTAPISTSKRHIGALARSGWLPAGFRSVRSGRFSRSGRARQIVEYYPQPELLRQPTAAVCRRCYLPYKPIVSWGGHGYQTTTWGTPPRVTQYRRSFRQPATYRF
- the LOC129918700 gene encoding neuropeptide-like 1 isoform X1 → MQYNSFGLVCNRRTLLKLWVFLCMLFSAVQPQNTDDGTISPCELESIINQLTNPSPEYQLHVSALRNQLKNLIRSSQTPTTNQLNLDDYDFTEDDKRSIASLASIGQGYMNRPYMPKRSLATLAKNGQLPTPEPDEADFQTNRWQNKRYLGALARGGGVRFNGKRNIGALARDYQLPGNGKRNLATMARLGLLSPGNMAYNPKRNLASIARYNSGFRGAAEKRNLGALKGSPVHGNHQKKDTTEQEALADLIQRDIMDYAEQPNELYPSYDDYTDNMEKRFLATGFGQLESIDNNDAAEIDDSASSEQSALSSSSSSASSSPAESSSSSTMTAPISTSKRHIGALARSGWLPAGFRSVRSGRFSRSGRARQIVEYYPQPELLRQPTAAVCRRCYLPYKPIVSWGGHGYQTTTWGTPPRVTQYRRSFRQPATYRF
- the LOC129918700 gene encoding neuropeptide-like 1 isoform X3; protein product: MQYNSFGLVCNRRTLLKLWVFLCMLFSAVQPQNTDDGTISPCELESIINQLTNPSPEYQLHVSALRNQLKNLIRSSQTPTTNQLNLDDYDFTEDDKRSIASLASIGQGYMNRPYMPKRSLATLAKNGQLPTPEPDEADFQTNRWQNKRYLGALARGGGVRFNGKRNIGALARDYQLPGNGKRNLATMARLGLLSPGNMAYNPKRNLASIARYNSGFRGAAEKRNLGALKGSPVHGNHQKKDTTEQEALADLIQRDIMDYAEQPNELYPSYDDYTDNMEKRFLGRVLPPTRATSTTNRSRL